In Cynocephalus volans isolate mCynVol1 chromosome 3, mCynVol1.pri, whole genome shotgun sequence, one DNA window encodes the following:
- the LOC134373668 gene encoding nuclear transcription factor Y subunit beta-like, producing MDGDSSTTDASQLGISTDYIGGSHYVIQPHDDTEDSMNDHEDTNGSKESFRGQDIYLPIANVARIMKNAIPQTGKIAKDAKECVQECVSEFISFITSEASERYHREKQKTINGEDILFAMSTLGFDSYVEPLKLYLQKFREAMKGEKGIGGAVTATDGLSEELTEKAFTNQLPAGLITADGQQQNVMVYTTLYQQISGVQQIQFS from the coding sequence ATGGATGGTGACAGTTCTACAACAGATGCTTCTCAACTAGGAATTTCCACAGACTACATTGGAGGAAGTCATTATGTTATACAGCCTCATGATGATACTGAAGACAGCATGAATGATCATGAAGACACAAATGGCTCAAAAGAAAGTTTCAGAGGACAAGATATATATCTTCCAATTGCCAATGTGGCTAGGATAATGAAAAACGCCATACCTCAAACGGGAAAGATTGCAAAAGATGCCAAAGAATGTGTTCAAGAATGTGTAAGTGAGTTTATCAGCTTTATAACATCTGAAGCAAGTGAAAGATACCATCGAGAGAAACAGAAGACAATCAATGGAGAGGATATTCTCTTTGCTATGTCTACCCTAGGCTTTGACAGTTATGTGGAACCTCTGAAATTATACCTTCAGAAATTCAGAGAAGCtatgaaaggagagaaaggaattgGTGGAGCAGTCACAGCTACAGATGGATTAAGTGAAGAGCTTACGGAGAAGGCATTTACTAACCAGTTACCAGCTGGCTTAATAACTGCAGATGGTCAACAACAAAATGTTATGGTTTACACAACATTATATCAACAGATTTCTGGTGTTCAACAAATTCAGTTTTCATGA